The Pygocentrus nattereri isolate fPygNat1 chromosome 2, fPygNat1.pri, whole genome shotgun sequence genome has a window encoding:
- the gpr78b gene encoding G-protein coupled receptor 26: MDLAETLLALFIVVVAIVSLLSNLLVLLCFVHSSEIRKQVPGIFTMNLSFCNILIATLNMPSTLVGIVKNQQPFGDRLCRAVSFLETFLTANTMLSMAALSIDRWVAVVFPLSYSTKMRYRDALVLVCYSWLHSLTFSLVALLFSWVDYSQVYASCTLKLTEESARTKFAVFTVVFHATSFMLSLLILCVTYLKVLKVARFHCKRIDIITMQTLFLLVDIHPSVKQRCLAEQKRRKQRATKKISIFIGSFVICFAPYVITRLTELLPFVDINRYWGIVSKCLTYSKAASDPFAYSLLRQQYKKVLVTVANRLLKRDLYPSSGHNSSLDTENDYSLQRIS, translated from the exons ATGGACTTGGCAGAAACTCTGCTTGCGCTGTTCATCGTCGTGGTCGCGATCGTCTCTTTGCTGTCCAACTTGCTGGTGCTGCTATGCTTCGTCCACAGCAGCGAGATCCGCAAACAGGTGCCGGGCATTTTCACCATGAACCTGTCCTTCTGCAACATCCTGATCGCCACGCTCAACATGCCGTCCACTCTGGTGGGCATCGTGAAGAACCAGCAGCCTTTCGGGGATCGCCTGTGCCGCGCGGTCAGCTTCCTCGAGACTTTCCTGACCGCTAACACCATGCTGAGCATGGCAGCGCTGAGCATCGACCGCTGGGTCGCGGTGGTCTTCCCGCTCAGCTACTCCACTAAGATGCGCTACCGGGACGCGCTCGTGCTCGTTTGTTACTCGTGGCTCCACTCGCTCACCTTCTCGCTGGTGGCGCTGCTCTTCTCCTGGGTGGACTACAGTCAGGTCTACGCCTCGTGCACGCTGAAGCTGACCGAGGAGAGCGCGCGCACCAAGTTCGCCGTCTTCACCGTCGTCTTTCACGCCACCAGCTTCATGCTGTCGCTGCTCATTTTGTGCGTCACCTACTTGAAGGTGCTGAAAGTCGCACGCTTCCACTGCAAGAGGATCGACATCATTACCATGCAGACCCTCTTCTTGCTGGTAGACATACACCCAAG TGTTAAGCAACGCTGCCTCGCCGAACAGAAGAGGAGGAAACAGCGCGCGACCAAGAAAATCAGCATTTTTATTGGATCGTTTGTCATCTGTTTCGCCCCGTATGTCATCACCAG GCTGACGGAGCTTCTTCCCTTTGTGGATATCAATCGGTACTGGGGCATTGTTAGCAAATGCTTAACCTACAGCAAGGCTGCTTCGGATCCCTTTGCGTATTCTCTTTTGCGCCAACAGTACAAAAAAGTCCTGGTAACCGTGGCCAACCGGCTACTGAAACGAGACTTATATCCTTCCTCTGGACATAACAGTTCGCTGGACACAGAAAATGACTATTCTCTCCAAAGAATCAGCTAA